DNA from Sulfitobacter albidus:
CAGCAGCGCGGTGAGCGCAAAATCCTGATGGCCTTGCGCCAGCAGGCGGTATTCGACGGCCGAGGAGCGCTGGTTCACGATGGCCCTGAAATCGGGGATCAGGGCGGCGAGACGTGGCTGCATCGCCTTGTCGAACATATGCACCGGGAAGTTGCCGGTCATCTCGTCGAGCGGTTTTGCCGGTGCCGCTGCCAGCGTTTTCGGCGCGCCGATGGGGCGCTGCATCTGCGGCGTCATCTCTTCGTCAGCGATGGCCCAGTCGTCGTTCATCGGATCATAGATCAGGCCGAACACCGGTTTGCCGAACCGTGTCGCCGCGACGATCACGCCGAAATTTGCCAGCCCGTGAGCGAAGTTCCATGTGCCGTCCACGGGATCGATGATGAAGGCGAGCGCGGCATCCGCAACCTTGTCCAGCAGGTCGGGCTTTTTGGCGCAGGCTTCCTCACCCACGATCAGCGCGGAGGGAAATGCGATTTGCAGCGCACGGGTAATCATCGCCTCGGCGCGGGTATCGGCTTCGGTCACCAGATCGATGGGGGAGGATTTTGTCGCGATGTCGCCCGATGACAGGCGGCGAAAGCGTGGCACGATCTCAGCGCGGGCTGCGCGGCGCACGATGTTGACGACGTTCTGCCGCTGCGCGGGCGTCAGCGCCGGGGGCAGGGGGGCAGGCAGGTCATCGGTGGGGGAATCGGTCATGGCAGTGGCCTCCTGAGGTTGGCGCAGGTATCGCGTGACGGTCTGCGGGGTTCAAGGGGAATGGGCTACTCCCGTGCCCGCAGAACGCCTGCGGGGCGCGCGGTGAGCGCGCGGCGGGCAAAGCCCAGGCCCGCGAGCACGGTCGCCGTGATCCCGCCCGCGACAATCATCAGCGCCGAGGGCCAGATGACGGCGTAATCGGTCTCCATGATGAAGGTCGAGACGGCCCAGCCGCCGAGGATCCCTGCCAGCAGCGCTACTGCACCGGCGGCGAGACCCAGAAAGGCGGCGCGCAGGATAAAGCTGATGGCGATGCTGCGCCGGGTGGCGCCCATGGTTTTCAGCACCGCCGCCTCAAAGGTACGTGCGTCGGCCCCCGCCGCCGCTGCGCCGATCAGCACGAGAAAGCCGGTGAGCAAGGTTGCCGCCGCGCCGTAGGATGTCGCCGCCGCCAGCCCCGCCAGCACATCGGCCACGCGGTCGATTGCGTCCTTGACACGGATGGCGGTGACGTTCGGGTAGGCCTGCACCAGATCGCGAAGGATGGCGGCCTCGGCCTCGGGTTCTGCATAGACGGTCGAGATGAAGGTATGCGGCGCGCCCGCGAGCGCGGAAGGCGGCATGGTGATGATAAAGCCGATGGCAGCGTTGGAATAATCGACTTCCTGGAACGAGGTGATCTCTCCGGTGATGTCGCGCCCGAGGATGTTGACGGTGAGGCGGTCGCCGAGCGTGAGCCCCATCTCTCCGGCTTCTTCCGCGGCGAAACTGATCTGCGGCGGACCGCTGTAGCCCGGCTCCCACCAGTCGCCGCGTGTGATGATCGCGTCCTCGCCCGGCGCCTCGGCGTAGGTGACGCCGCGGTCGCCGTCGAGCACCCAGTGATTGCCCGCGACCTCGCGCGCGGGGCGGCCGTTGATCTGGGTGATGACGCCGCGCAGCATCGGCGCGCTATCGATACGGCGCACGGCGGGGTCGTTTTCCAGCCGTTCGGTATAGCCGGGCATCTGGTCGCGCTGGATATCGACAAAGAAATACGAGGGCGCGACCTCGGGCAGGTTGCCCGCGATGGCCTGGCGCAGGTTGCCGTCGATCTGGCCCACGGCAGCCAGCACCGACAGGCCAAGGCCAAGCGAGAGCACAACGGCGCCCGCCCCTTCGCCGGTGCCGCCGATGGCCGACATGGCCCAGCGCAGGCTGGGGCGTCCGTGCAGGCGCGGGGCGAGGCGGCGGGCCAGCGCACGGATCCCGGCGGCGGCGATGACCAGCAGCACCAGCGCACCCGCGATCCCGCCCAGCGTCCAGAGCGTCAGCCACCAGCTGCCGTTGAACCAGCCCGCAAGGGCCACAAGGGCCGCCACGGCCCCGCCGGTGATCAGCAGATAGGGCAGACGCGGCAGGCGCGCCGCACCCGACCAGGCATCGCGGAACAGCGTTGCCGCGCGCACCTCATCCACCCGCGCCAGCGGCCAGAGCGTGAAGATGAACGCAGTCAGCAACCCGTACAGCGCCGCCTCGACCAGCGGCGCGGGGAAGAGGCCGAAGGCGGCGGGCACGGGCAGGCGCGCCTCAAGGATCGGGGAGAGCAGGATCGGCGCGACCCCGCCCAGGACCACGCCAAGGGTCACACCCAGCAGGGTCAACAGCCCGATCTGGATGAAATAGGTCGCAAAGATCGTGCGCCGGTCGGCACCAAGCGCCCGGAGTGTCGCGATGACCTCGGTCTTTCGGGCAAGATAGCTGCGCACCGCCGCTGAGACGCCAACGCCGCCCACCGCAAGGCCGGACAGCCCCACAAGGATCAAGAACGCGCTGAGCCGGTCAACGAATTGCGCCACCCCCGGCGCCCCGTTGCGCGCATCGCGCCAGCGGATGCCTGAATTTGCAAACCGCGCCTTGGCGTCGGCCTCAAGCGCGGGCAGGTCGGCGCCATCGGGCAGGTCGAGCCGGTATTTACTGTTGAAAAGCGTGCCCGGCGCCAGCAGGCCGGAAGCATCAAGCGCACCCCGCCGCACCAGCGTGCGGGGCCCGAGGGCAAAGCCTGCCGCGGCGCTGTCGGGCTCGCGCGTGATTTCCGCGCTCAGACGGAAGGCCTGCTCTCCCAGTCGGAAGGTATCCCCCACGGCAAGGCCAAGGCGGTCGATCAACGCGCGCTCCATCACCGCGCCGGGGGTGCCGTCCTGCACAGCGAGTGCTGCGTCGAGGGACATTTCTGGTGACAGGGCGACGGACCCAACAAGTGGATAAAGATCATCGACCGCCTTCACCTGTGTCAGCGCACGGTCGTCGCCCGCGACGGCCATGGACCGAAACTCGGCGATTTCGGACACCGCAGTGGCGCGCGCGGCCATCCATGCGCTCTCCTGCGCGTCGGCAAAGCGGTAGGTCAGCTCAAGCTCAGCGTCGCCACCCAGAAGGGCCGCACCCTCGCGCGCCAGCCCCGCCTCGATGCCGGATCGAACGGAGCCGACGGCGGCGATGGCGGCCACCCCGAGGGCGAGACAGGCGAGAAACAGGCGGAACCCGCGCAAACCGCCGCGTAGCTCGCGCCGGGCGAGGCGGGAGGCCTGCGCAAGGCTCATGCGAGGCGACCGTCACGCAGGCTGATAACCCGGTCGCACCGCTGGGCCAGCCGGTCGTCATGGGTGACCAGCACGAGGGTCGCGCCGTGCCGGTCGCGCAGATCAAACAGCAGATCCATGATTGCGCTGCCATTGGTGCTGTCGAGATTGCCGGTCGGCTCATCCGCGAGCAGGATCGCCGGGCGCGGGGCGGTGGCGCGGGCAAGTGCGACGCGCTGCTGCTCGCCGCCCGACAGCTGTGCGGGGTAATGGCCCGCGCGCGCCGCAAGCCCTACGGTATCCAGCGCCGCCTCGGCAAGCGCAAAGGCATCCGCGTGACCGGCAAGCTCAAGCGGGGTCGCGACATTCTCAAGCGCGGTCATGGTGGGGATCAGGTGAAACGACTGGAACACGATACCCATCCGGTCGCGCCGAAATAGGGCGAGCGCGTCCTCGTCCAATGCGGTCAGATCTTGGCCCATGGCGTGCACCTTCCCGCCGGTTGCCTGCTCCAATCCGCCCATGACCATCAGCAGGGAGGATTTGCCGGAGCCGGAGGGGCCGATCAGCCCGACACTCTCCCCTGCCGCAACCTCAAGCGAGATGCCGCGCAGGATCTCGACCGGGCCGGCATTGCCATCGAGCCGCAGGGATGCATCTGTAAGGGAGAATATCGGATCACTCATCGGGGCCGCCTTTGCTGTCCCCTTGGGATATGGAGGGATCGAGCGGATGCGCAAGGCTGGACTGGCGATTGTTTTGGGGCTGATGCCCGTGGCGGCGGTGGCCGAGACGGTCACCATCGCCGCGTTGGGTGACAGCCTAACGCAGGGCTACGGATTGCCCGCCGAGGATGGTCTGGTGCCGCAATTGGAGGACTGGCTGACGGCCCAGGGTGTCGATGTGGCGCTGATCAACGCGGGCGTGTCAGGCGATACGACGGCGGGCGGGCTCGCGCGCGTGGGCTGGACGCTCACGCCCGAGGTCGACGCGATGATCGTGGCGCTGGGAGGCAACGATCTGCTGCGCGGGCTGGATCCGGCGCAGGCGCGCGCCAACATCCGCGGCATCCTTGAGGAGGCGCAGGCGCAGGGGATCGAGGTCTTGTTGGTCGGCATGCAGGCGCCGGGCAATTTTGGCGCCGCCTATAAGGAGGCGTTCGACGCGATTTACCCCGAGCTGGCGGCTGAATTCGGAACGCTGTACCTCAGCAGCTTCTTTGTCGGCCTTACGCAGGGCGACGCGGCACCGGATCCGTCAACGCTGCGCGAATGGTTTCAAAGCGACGGCATCCATCCCAACGCCGAAGGGGTGGAGCGGATCGTTGCGGGAATGGGGCCGAGCGTTCTGGATCTGATCGAGGCTGCCGAAGCGTTGCCGCAAAATTGAGCAGCGTCGCCAAAAAACGCTTTCGCCAAAAATTTACCAGTTGATAAAATTTCAGCTCCGTGCCAGCGTTTCACTCAACCTAGAGTTTTCATGGATGAGGAGCCGCGCATGGCGCAGAAGATGTTTGAGCCCGGCGTGCAGGCCGGTCGGTTGGAGCCACAGTCCTACAAGGACCAGTTTTCGGATTTGCATCCGCCGCTTGACGCGCATGAAGCGATGGTTGCCGCCGACCGGTGCTATTTCTGCCATGACGCGCCTTGCGTGACGGCCTGCCCGACGGACATCGACATCCCGCTCTTTATCCGCCAGATCGCGACGGACACGCCTGACGCCGCTGCCAAGACGATCCTGAGTCAGAACATCATGGGCGGCATGTGCGCCCGCGTCTGCCCGACAGAGGATCTGTGTGAGCAGGTCTGCGTGCGCGAGGTGGCCGAGGGCAAGCCGGTGCTGATCGGGCAGCTGCAACGCTATGCCACCGATCATCTGCAGGCGCAGGGGATCCATCCGTTCACCCGCGCCGAGGCGACGGGCAAGACCGTTGCGGTTGTCGGCGCAGGCCCTGCGGGCCTGAGTGCTGCGCACCGGCTCGCGATGCTGGGCCACGACGTCACCGTCTTTGACGCCCGCGCAAAACCCGGCGGGCTGAACGAATACGGCATCGCCACCTACAAGACGCCGAACGGCTTTGCGCAGGAGGAAGTCGATTGGCTTCTCAAGATCGGCGGGATCACCCTGAAGCACGAAATGGCGCTGGGCGCTGAGGTGACGCTGGACGGGCTGCGCGAAGATTTCGACGCGGTGTTTCTGGGCATGGGGCTGGGCGGTGTGAACGCGCTGGGCGCCGAGGGCGAGGAGAAAGACGGCGTGCTGGACGCGGTGGATTTCATCGCCGATCTGCGGCAAGCAAACGATTTTGCGCAGGTGCCCGTGGGCCGCGACGTGGTCGTGATCGGCGGCGGGATGACGGCGGTGGACGCGGCGGTGCAGTCGAAACTGCTGGGCGCGCTGAACGTCACGCTGGTGTATCGCCGGGGCCGGGACCGGATGAACGCGAGCGTGTTCGAGCAGGATCTGGCGGCCTCCAAGGGCGTGCGCATCGTGACCCATGCCGTGCCCAAGGCCGTGCATGGCAACGGTGCCGTGCGCGAGATCGAGTTCGACTATGTCGGCGATGACATGACGCCCACGGGTGAGACGCTCCGCCTGCCCGCGGATCAGGTGTTCAAGGCGATTGGCCAGACACTGGTGGGCGAAGGCCTGCCCAAGCTGGACGGCAAGAAGATCGCCGTGGATGGCAGAGGCCGCACCTCTGTCGCCGGTGTCTGGGCCGGGGGCGATTGCGCCGCAGGCGGTGACGATTTGACCGTGACGGCGGTGGCCGAGGGGCGCGATGCCGCGATGGACATGCACGCGGCGCTGACGGGCGATGCCTGAGCTTCCCGAAGCCGAAGCGGCGCGGGCGCGCATCGCGGATGGGGCGCTGAACCGCACCATCGAGGCGATTGAGCTGGGCGAGGTCAGCCACATGGACATGCCCGACGCGGACGCGCGGGCGCGTCTGATCGGCACGCAATTCACCCGCACCCATCGCCACGGGAAGTATATCTTTGTCGGCTCAAAGGGCGGGCCGTGGCTGCACATTCACCTTGGCATGGCCGGTTCCATCCGGGTGTGCGAGGCGGGGGCGGATCTGCCGAAATACGTGCGCTTTACCGTTGTGTTCGAAGGCGATCACCGGCTGCACTTCCGCGACCCGCGCAAGTTTGGCCATGTAGAACTGATCGAGGACGTCGATGCCTTTATCGGGGGCAAGGGGCTGGGGCCGGACGCGCTCAGCATCGGGGACAACGCCTTTGCCCAAGCCATTGGCGGTACGCGCGGGGCGGTGAAATCGGCGCTGCTGAGCCAGCGCAAGCTCGCGGGCATCGGCAATCTCTGGGCGGATGAGACGCTTTACCGGACTGGCGTCGACCCCGAGGCACGGGCCTGTGATCTGGACGCGGGCCGCATCGGCGAGATGCACACAGCCTCGCGCGATATCCTGCAAGCGGTGGTCGATACGGGTGCGGATTATTCCAGACTGCCGGGCGACTGGCTGATCCACCACCGCAACGCGGGTGACGATTGCACACGCTGCGACGGGACAATCGAAAAGAAAACAGTGGGCGGGCGCACGTCCTATTTCTGCGCATCTCATCAAACGAAGGGTGAAGCACATGGCTGATCTGACAACCGACTTTCTGGGCATCAAAAGCCCCAATCCGTTCTGGCTGGCCTCCGCCCCGCCGACGGACAAGGAATACAATGTGCGCCGCGCGTTCGAAGCGGGCTGGGGCGGGGTCGTCTGGAAGACCCTCGGCTCCGAAGGGCCGCCTG
Protein-coding regions in this window:
- a CDS encoding NAD(P)-dependent oxidoreductase gives rise to the protein MAQKMFEPGVQAGRLEPQSYKDQFSDLHPPLDAHEAMVAADRCYFCHDAPCVTACPTDIDIPLFIRQIATDTPDAAAKTILSQNIMGGMCARVCPTEDLCEQVCVREVAEGKPVLIGQLQRYATDHLQAQGIHPFTRAEATGKTVAVVGAGPAGLSAAHRLAMLGHDVTVFDARAKPGGLNEYGIATYKTPNGFAQEEVDWLLKIGGITLKHEMALGAEVTLDGLREDFDAVFLGMGLGGVNALGAEGEEKDGVLDAVDFIADLRQANDFAQVPVGRDVVVIGGGMTAVDAAVQSKLLGALNVTLVYRRGRDRMNASVFEQDLAASKGVRIVTHAVPKAVHGNGAVREIEFDYVGDDMTPTGETLRLPADQVFKAIGQTLVGEGLPKLDGKKIAVDGRGRTSVAGVWAGGDCAAGGDDLTVTAVAEGRDAAMDMHAALTGDA
- a CDS encoding ABC transporter permease — translated: MSLAQASRLARRELRGGLRGFRLFLACLALGVAAIAAVGSVRSGIEAGLAREGAALLGGDAELELTYRFADAQESAWMAARATAVSEIAEFRSMAVAGDDRALTQVKAVDDLYPLVGSVALSPEMSLDAALAVQDGTPGAVMERALIDRLGLAVGDTFRLGEQAFRLSAEITREPDSAAAGFALGPRTLVRRGALDASGLLAPGTLFNSKYRLDLPDGADLPALEADAKARFANSGIRWRDARNGAPGVAQFVDRLSAFLILVGLSGLAVGGVGVSAAVRSYLARKTEVIATLRALGADRRTIFATYFIQIGLLTLLGVTLGVVLGGVAPILLSPILEARLPVPAAFGLFPAPLVEAALYGLLTAFIFTLWPLARVDEVRAATLFRDAWSGAARLPRLPYLLITGGAVAALVALAGWFNGSWWLTLWTLGGIAGALVLLVIAAAGIRALARRLAPRLHGRPSLRWAMSAIGGTGEGAGAVVLSLGLGLSVLAAVGQIDGNLRQAIAGNLPEVAPSYFFVDIQRDQMPGYTERLENDPAVRRIDSAPMLRGVITQINGRPAREVAGNHWVLDGDRGVTYAEAPGEDAIITRGDWWEPGYSGPPQISFAAEEAGEMGLTLGDRLTVNILGRDITGEITSFQEVDYSNAAIGFIITMPPSALAGAPHTFISTVYAEPEAEAAILRDLVQAYPNVTAIRVKDAIDRVADVLAGLAAATSYGAAATLLTGFLVLIGAAAAGADARTFEAAVLKTMGATRRSIAISFILRAAFLGLAAGAVALLAGILGGWAVSTFIMETDYAVIWPSALMIVAGGITATVLAGLGFARRALTARPAGVLRARE
- a CDS encoding Fpg/Nei family DNA glycosylase, giving the protein MPELPEAEAARARIADGALNRTIEAIELGEVSHMDMPDADARARLIGTQFTRTHRHGKYIFVGSKGGPWLHIHLGMAGSIRVCEAGADLPKYVRFTVVFEGDHRLHFRDPRKFGHVELIEDVDAFIGGKGLGPDALSIGDNAFAQAIGGTRGAVKSALLSQRKLAGIGNLWADETLYRTGVDPEARACDLDAGRIGEMHTASRDILQAVVDTGADYSRLPGDWLIHHRNAGDDCTRCDGTIEKKTVGGRTSYFCASHQTKGEAHG
- a CDS encoding arylesterase yields the protein MRKAGLAIVLGLMPVAAVAETVTIAALGDSLTQGYGLPAEDGLVPQLEDWLTAQGVDVALINAGVSGDTTAGGLARVGWTLTPEVDAMIVALGGNDLLRGLDPAQARANIRGILEEAQAQGIEVLLVGMQAPGNFGAAYKEAFDAIYPELAAEFGTLYLSSFFVGLTQGDAAPDPSTLREWFQSDGIHPNAEGVERIVAGMGPSVLDLIEAAEALPQN
- a CDS encoding inositol monophosphatase family protein, coding for MTDSPTDDLPAPLPPALTPAQRQNVVNIVRRAARAEIVPRFRRLSSGDIATKSSPIDLVTEADTRAEAMITRALQIAFPSALIVGEEACAKKPDLLDKVADAALAFIIDPVDGTWNFAHGLANFGVIVAATRFGKPVFGLIYDPMNDDWAIADEEMTPQMQRPIGAPKTLAAAPAKPLDEMTGNFPVHMFDKAMQPRLAALIPDFRAIVNQRSSAVEYRLLAQGHQDFALTALLHPWDHAAGALICQRAGCHVQMLDGEDYTAARHEGFLLVAPDKASWSKLKKKFAFLLEDSAAPSE
- a CDS encoding ABC transporter ATP-binding protein — encoded protein: MSDPIFSLTDASLRLDGNAGPVEILRGISLEVAAGESVGLIGPSGSGKSSLLMVMGGLEQATGGKVHAMGQDLTALDEDALALFRRDRMGIVFQSFHLIPTMTALENVATPLELAGHADAFALAEAALDTVGLAARAGHYPAQLSGGEQQRVALARATAPRPAILLADEPTGNLDSTNGSAIMDLLFDLRDRHGATLVLVTHDDRLAQRCDRVISLRDGRLA